The Candidatus Aminicenantes bacterium genome includes the window CGCACGGCCGGGGCGACCGACGGGGTGGTGAGACTGCCGCCCGAGATCGGGGCCCAGGGATAGTCGGAGTCGCCGATCTTGACGGTGATGTCCGTGGGTTCAAGCCCCAGCGTCTCGGCCGCCACGACCGCGATATGGGTCCGCGTTCCGCAGCCGAGGTCCTGGGTGCCGCATTCGATCTCGACTGCGCCGTCGGGGTAGAGCTTGAGGTCGGCCAGCGTCCCCGGCGTGCCCGCGCCCGGCCAGATCTGGCTGGCCATGCCGATGCCCCGGCGCACTCTGCCGGTTCCCCCGCCCGGCTTCTTGTTGCGCCGAGCCCAGCCGATGGCCTCGGCCCCCGCCTTATAGCAGCCGTCCAACCGCTTGAGCGAGTAGGGCAGGCCTGTCTCGCCGTCGCCCTTGGAGGCGTAGTTCTTGAGCCGCAGCTCGAGAGGATCCATGCCCAGGGCGGCCGCCAGCTCTTCCATGGCGCCTTCCAGAGCCAGGGTGGCCTGGGTGTGGCCGGGCGCCCGGGTGGCCCGCGACGGGCAGGCGTTGACCAGGACCGCCGACTCCTCGATCTTCAGGTTGGGGATCTTGTAGACGTCGCTGAACGGTTCGCCGCAGCGGTCGCCGCGTCCGGTGCCGCCGCAATTGGCGTTCTTGACGTGCAGGGCCGTGATCAGGCCGTCCTTGCGGGCCCCGATCTTGACGGTGAAGCGGGTCGACGGCCTGTAGCCGACGCAGGTCGAGTTCTCGCGCCGGTCGAGAACGATCTTGACCGGGCAGCCCGTCTCCTTGGCCAGCCTGGCGGCCGCCAGGGCGTAATCGCCCATGCTCAGCTTGCTGCCGAACCCGCCGCCCATGTAGTTTTTGATGACCTTGACGTTCGCGGCCGGGACGGCCAGGGCCCGGGCCAGGCCGTCGCGGACGGACTGGATGGCTTGGGTGGAATCCCAGACGGTCAGGAAATCGCCGTCCCATTTGGCCACCGAACCGTGGGTTTCGGTCGGCTGGTGGATTTCCCAATTAGTCCGGTAGGCCCGCTCGATGACGACCTCGGCCTCGGCGAAGCCCTTGGCCAGATCGCCCCGGTCCATGGCCGCGAAAGGCTGGATATTGGGCTGGTCCGTGACCTTCGGCGCGCCGTCCCTCATCGATTCCAGATCGTCGACGACGTGGGGTAAAACTTTGTACTCAACCTTGATCAGGGCTAATGCTTCCTGGGCTGCCTCCTCGCTGACCGCGGCCACGGCCGCGATCGACTCGCCCGCCCAGCGGACCCGGCCTTCCTTCAGCCGCAGGACCGCTTTGACCCCGGGCGCGGCTTGGGCGGCGGACAGATCCACCGACACCACCTCGGCCGCGGCGTGGGGCGAACGGAGGATGCGCCCGTGCAGCATTTCGTCGAAATAGAGATCGTGCGTGTACTTGGCTTGGCCCGTGACGATCCGGGCGCCGTCGATTCTTTTGGTATATTTCCCGATGATCTTGAACGGGGCGGCCGAAGTGTCCGGTGCGTCGGGCTCTTCGGGCGGGATGGTCGCACCCGACCCGGTCATCGCGGCCGGACGGGCCTTCCCATGCTCGCGATAGTCGAGGTAGGGATCGTCGAGAAGGTCAAAACGGCTCATCTTAACCCCTCCTCATCGCTTCGGCCGCGGCGGCCACGGCGGCGTGGATTTTGGGGTAATTGCCGCACCGGCAAAGATTGCCGGAGACGGCGCTCTTGATCTCGTCCAAGGTGGGCGTTTTGGTTTTCCGGAGCAGCGCGGTAGCGGCCATCAGGAAGCCGGGCGTGCAATATCCGCACTGATAGCCGTCCTTGTCGATGAAGGCCTGCTGGAGCGGGTTGAGCTTTCCGCCTGCGGCCAGCCCCTCGACCGTCTCAACGCCTTTGCCGTCGGCCTGGACGGCCAGCATGTGGCAGGCATAGACG containing:
- a CDS encoding xanthine dehydrogenase family protein molybdopterin-binding subunit, which encodes MSRFDLLDDPYLDYREHGKARPAAMTGSGATIPPEEPDAPDTSAAPFKIIGKYTKRIDGARIVTGQAKYTHDLYFDEMLHGRILRSPHAAAEVVSVDLSAAQAAPGVKAVLRLKEGRVRWAGESIAAVAAVSEEAAQEALALIKVEYKVLPHVVDDLESMRDGAPKVTDQPNIQPFAAMDRGDLAKGFAEAEVVIERAYRTNWEIHQPTETHGSVAKWDGDFLTVWDSTQAIQSVRDGLARALAVPAANVKVIKNYMGGGFGSKLSMGDYALAAARLAKETGCPVKIVLDRRENSTCVGYRPSTRFTVKIGARKDGLITALHVKNANCGGTGRGDRCGEPFSDVYKIPNLKIEESAVLVNACPSRATRAPGHTQATLALEGAMEELAAALGMDPLELRLKNYASKGDGETGLPYSLKRLDGCYKAGAEAIGWARRNKKPGGGTGRVRRGIGMASQIWPGAGTPGTLADLKLYPDGAVEIECGTQDLGCGTRTHIAVVAAETLGLEPTDITVKIGDSDYPWAPISGGSLTTPSVAPAVRDAALKAAEYLKQSVAKKLGAPPEEIVLAGRKLFVAAAPEKAIDFKEAVKTLRRPQPFHGERAGFPDDKFDFQTFGAHFCEVEVDTWTGRVRVIKHVAAHDIGRVINRQTAESQVIGGVAQGLSAALFEEKLMDAQTGATVNANLHDYKGATIRDIPEIVPIFIDEPDDRLNNLGCKGLGEPPRIPSSAAAANAVFNAIGVHVGEIPMTPGRVLAALKRKEARS